From a region of the Janthinobacterium sp. 61 genome:
- a CDS encoding RNA-binding S4 domain-containing protein, with the protein MQKVSFDLTSEFVELNQLLKLVGLCDSGGAGKVMVDSGVVKVDGKKELRKTAKIRAGQVVSVGDIRITVVAPV; encoded by the coding sequence ATGCAAAAAGTAAGCTTTGATTTAACATCCGAGTTCGTCGAGCTGAACCAGCTGTTGAAGCTGGTGGGCTTGTGCGACAGTGGTGGCGCTGGCAAGGTCATGGTCGATAGCGGCGTGGTGAAGGTCGATGGCAAGAAGGAATTGCGCAAGACTGCCAAGATCCGCGCCGGTCAGGTCGTCAGCGTGGGCGATATCCGTATCACGGTCGTCGCTCCTGTCTGA